A single window of Mycobacterium sp. ITM-2016-00318 DNA harbors:
- a CDS encoding propanediol/glycerol family dehydratase large subunit: protein MRVLDAKPVNLDGFSVTNPELGLVAMASPFDPDPSLVVRDGVVVELDGKPTEDFDVIDEFIARYGLDLEVAPEAMALDDVTLARMMVDLTVSRAEVARLVGGTTPAKLARAVAVLTPVEMQMAMSKMRARRTPSNQAHVTNQLDDPLLIAADAASAVAYGFREVETTVPVLGDAPSNAIALLIGSQVGVPGAMAQCSIEEALELRLGLRGLTSYAETISLYGTEQVFVDGDDTPFSKAILTSAYASRGLKMRVTSGGGAEVLMGAAEKCSILYLESRCVSLARALGAQGVQNGGIDGVGVVSSVPEGMKELLAENLMVMLRDLESCAGNDNLISESDIRRSAHTLPVLLAGADFIFSGFGSIPRYDNAFALSNFNSDDMDDFLVLQRDWAADGGLRTVSAEHLAKVRRRAATAVQAVYRDLGLADYADDHIEVVVAANGSRDLPPGHPRIVAEAAAAIEAKQLTVFDVIASLKRTGYDDEAEAIMRLTRERLKGDQLQTSAIFDDKFQVLSKITDPNDYSGPGTGYAPTDERRAEIENIRQARTVPELTADQHEHRGHLTVTDVEEAQQGSDPREVCIGLSPAFARTVWLTLSGLTVGEALRQIEAGLEEEGCFSRLVRVRSTIDVGLIGLTAARLSGSGIGIGLQGKGTALIHRRDLAPLANLELFSVAPQLTAAMYRELGKNAGRHAKGMTPVPILGGGTDESISARYQARTVALVALERELCEPGRSPMTVRVTRA from the coding sequence ATGCGCGTCCTCGACGCGAAACCGGTCAACCTCGACGGGTTCTCCGTCACCAACCCGGAGTTGGGGCTGGTCGCGATGGCCAGCCCCTTCGACCCGGACCCGTCGCTCGTGGTGCGTGACGGGGTCGTCGTGGAACTCGACGGCAAGCCGACCGAGGACTTCGACGTCATCGACGAGTTCATCGCCCGCTACGGGTTGGACCTTGAGGTGGCGCCGGAGGCGATGGCACTCGACGACGTGACGCTGGCGCGAATGATGGTCGACCTGACCGTCAGTCGCGCCGAAGTCGCACGGCTGGTCGGCGGGACCACCCCGGCCAAACTGGCCCGCGCGGTCGCCGTGCTCACCCCCGTCGAGATGCAGATGGCGATGAGCAAGATGCGCGCGAGGAGGACGCCGAGCAATCAGGCCCACGTCACCAACCAGCTCGACGACCCACTGCTGATCGCCGCCGACGCGGCCAGCGCCGTGGCCTACGGATTCCGCGAGGTCGAGACCACGGTTCCGGTGCTGGGCGACGCGCCGTCCAACGCGATCGCCCTGCTGATCGGAAGCCAGGTCGGGGTGCCCGGCGCCATGGCCCAGTGCTCGATCGAGGAGGCGTTGGAACTCCGGCTTGGCCTGCGCGGGTTGACCAGCTACGCCGAGACGATCTCCCTCTACGGCACCGAGCAGGTGTTCGTCGATGGCGACGACACCCCGTTCTCCAAGGCGATCCTGACCTCCGCCTATGCCTCGCGCGGCCTGAAAATGCGGGTGACCAGCGGCGGGGGAGCCGAGGTGCTCATGGGCGCGGCCGAGAAATGCTCCATCCTCTACCTCGAGTCGCGATGTGTGTCGCTGGCAAGGGCGCTCGGCGCCCAGGGCGTGCAGAACGGCGGCATCGACGGCGTCGGCGTGGTGTCGTCGGTGCCCGAGGGCATGAAGGAACTGCTCGCCGAGAACCTGATGGTCATGCTGCGCGACCTCGAATCCTGCGCAGGCAACGACAACCTGATCTCCGAATCCGACATCCGCAGAAGCGCGCACACGCTGCCTGTGCTGCTCGCGGGCGCGGACTTCATCTTCTCCGGCTTCGGGTCGATCCCGCGCTACGACAACGCGTTCGCGCTGTCCAACTTCAACTCCGACGACATGGACGACTTCCTTGTGCTGCAGCGAGACTGGGCGGCCGACGGCGGCCTCCGGACCGTCTCGGCCGAACATCTGGCGAAGGTGCGAAGGCGCGCCGCGACCGCGGTCCAGGCGGTCTACCGAGACCTCGGGCTCGCCGACTACGCCGACGACCACATCGAAGTGGTCGTGGCCGCCAATGGATCTCGCGATCTACCGCCCGGCCATCCCAGAATCGTCGCCGAGGCGGCGGCGGCGATCGAGGCCAAACAGCTGACGGTCTTCGACGTGATCGCATCGCTGAAGCGGACCGGTTACGACGACGAGGCGGAGGCCATCATGCGGCTGACCCGCGAACGGCTGAAAGGCGATCAGCTGCAGACGTCGGCGATCTTCGACGACAAGTTCCAGGTGCTGTCGAAGATCACCGATCCGAACGACTACTCCGGACCGGGCACCGGATACGCGCCGACGGACGAGCGGCGCGCCGAGATCGAGAACATCCGGCAGGCGCGCACCGTGCCGGAGTTGACGGCCGATCAGCACGAACACCGCGGCCACCTCACCGTCACCGACGTCGAGGAGGCGCAACAGGGCAGCGATCCGCGCGAAGTCTGCATCGGGCTCTCGCCCGCGTTCGCCCGTACCGTCTGGCTCACGCTGAGTGGTCTGACCGTCGGCGAGGCGCTGCGCCAGATCGAAGCGGGGCTGGAGGAGGAGGGTTGCTTTTCGCGACTCGTCCGGGTCAGATCCACCATCGACGTCGGTCTGATCGGGCTCACCGCAGCGCGGCTATCGGGGTCGGGGATCGGAATCGGGTTGCAGGGCAAGGGCACCGCACTGATTCATCGACGTGATCTTGCCCCGCTGGCCAACCTCGAGCTCTTCAGCGTCGCACCGCAGCTGACGGCCGCGATGTATCGGGAACTCGGCAAGAACGCGGGTAGGCACGCGAAGGGTATGACGCCCGTCCCGATTCTGGGCGGCGGCACCGACGAGTCGATCTCGGCCCGGTACCAGGCCCGCACAGTCGCGCTCGTCGCCCTCGAGCGCGAGCTCTGCGAGCCGGGCCGCTCGCCGATGACGGTGAGGGTGACACGAGCATGA